A single Methylomonas sp. AM2-LC DNA region contains:
- a CDS encoding DUF4350 domain-containing protein gives MIKERLITLLTALAALGLVFYLFMPQHAESNLPLSLPSSEDRGADGLKGLFQWLQGQHINVISYRKPYTEFKHAAEFTDNGNLLIINLPSPKPISELEWKNLKTWVDKGNTVLILGAAYQHPAWAKMESCFSQIKNLFISFNWTVHNDNDKTDPKTTATKTNNTLKEQLAAFQESYTQLHPQDSQFSRASDHPLLHDINHIDSQVRLDLLSHPWTITTTDSDNLALELLKHHNADNTSTTTAWQLNAHAGRLVFMLTTDVFSNKHLNQADNAQLMLNILQHSLSSSGSVLFDDYHLGLSVIYDADHFFKDPRLHKTLAAIGLFWLFYLIGYSNRLAPVRPVALPLSAADFIQVTTEYFARHLHKRQLAAALVDHLLTDLYQHRRLHDENSLWRWLEQHNQINTQQLALLKKAHSNQAVSLLKLANTITYIRTVTL, from the coding sequence ATGATCAAAGAACGCCTGATCACCTTATTAACGGCCTTGGCTGCATTGGGATTGGTGTTTTATTTATTCATGCCGCAACATGCAGAATCTAATTTACCTTTATCTTTGCCAAGCAGTGAAGACCGTGGAGCTGATGGTTTAAAAGGTTTGTTTCAATGGTTGCAAGGCCAGCATATTAATGTCATCAGTTACCGCAAACCGTATACAGAGTTTAAACATGCAGCAGAATTTACCGACAACGGTAATCTGTTAATCATCAACCTACCCTCCCCCAAACCTATCAGTGAACTGGAATGGAAAAACCTAAAAACCTGGGTGGATAAAGGCAACACCGTATTGATTTTAGGGGCCGCTTACCAGCATCCTGCCTGGGCTAAAATGGAATCCTGCTTTAGCCAGATTAAAAACTTATTTATCAGTTTTAACTGGACTGTGCATAATGATAATGACAAAACAGACCCAAAAACCACAGCTACCAAAACCAACAATACCTTGAAAGAACAATTGGCTGCCTTTCAAGAAAGCTATACGCAACTGCACCCGCAGGATAGCCAGTTTAGCCGTGCCTCAGATCACCCTTTACTACACGATATCAATCACATTGACAGTCAGGTCAGGCTAGACTTGTTAAGCCATCCCTGGACTATAACCACCACAGATAGTGACAATTTAGCTCTGGAATTACTTAAACACCACAATGCCGATAACACCAGCACCACCACTGCCTGGCAATTAAATGCTCACGCCGGTCGTTTAGTGTTTATGCTTACTACTGATGTATTTAGTAATAAACATTTAAATCAGGCTGATAACGCGCAGTTAATGCTCAATATTCTGCAACATTCGCTGTCTAGTAGCGGTAGCGTCCTATTTGACGATTATCATTTAGGATTATCAGTCATTTATGATGCCGATCATTTTTTTAAAGACCCGCGTTTGCACAAAACTTTAGCCGCTATTGGATTATTCTGGCTGTTTTACCTGATAGGCTATAGCAACCGACTGGCTCCAGTGCGCCCTGTTGCTCTGCCATTATCTGCGGCAGATTTTATTCAAGTCACCACTGAATATTTTGCCCGCCACTTGCATAAACGGCAACTGGCTGCGGCATTGGTCGATCATTTACTCACCGACTTATACCAACATCGCCGTCTCCATGATGAGAACAGTTTATGGCGCTGGCTGGAACAACATAACCAGATTAATACACAGCAACTGGCACTGCTTAAAAAAGCGCACAGTAATCAAGCTGTTTCGTTACTTAAATTAGCCAACACCATTACTTATATTAGGACAGTCACGCTATGA
- a CDS encoding MoxR family ATPase translates to MTHNAGQQLQQHLHQELGKIVFGMDEILHGLVIAWIANGHVLLEGAPGLGKTLLAKALAQLMGGSFGRIQGTADLLPSDITGLHIFNTSQNQFEFAPGPLFNNVVLMDEINRTGPKTQSALLQAMEENAVSLDRKTYPLAADFFLIAAQNPLDYEGVYPLLESQLDRFLIRLNLSYPAIDAEIAVLSRYDKPGGGHRTALEQIQPLADNLLTEARSLATKVHVENSLYHYATLLAQATRQHPRLSLGLSTRGLLAIMRCARVEAVIEGRDYLLPDDIKRVAPNVVAHRLLLSSEAMLEGYSTAQIYGEIEKQVAIPRNTD, encoded by the coding sequence ATGACACACAATGCCGGGCAACAGCTACAGCAACATCTACATCAGGAATTGGGAAAAATCGTGTTCGGTATGGATGAGATTTTACATGGACTCGTCATCGCCTGGATTGCCAATGGCCATGTGCTGCTGGAAGGTGCGCCAGGCTTGGGCAAAACTCTACTGGCCAAAGCGCTGGCACAATTAATGGGGGGCAGTTTTGGTCGCATACAAGGTACGGCAGATTTACTGCCATCCGATATTACCGGCTTACATATATTTAATACCAGCCAAAACCAGTTTGAGTTTGCACCTGGCCCCTTATTCAATAACGTAGTCTTGATGGACGAAATTAATCGTACTGGCCCCAAAACTCAATCGGCCTTATTACAGGCTATGGAAGAAAACGCGGTGTCTCTGGATAGAAAAACCTATCCATTAGCCGCTGATTTTTTCCTGATTGCTGCACAAAATCCGCTGGATTACGAAGGTGTTTATCCGCTGTTGGAATCGCAATTAGATCGGTTTTTAATCCGCCTTAATTTAAGCTACCCCGCCATCGATGCAGAAATAGCCGTATTGAGCCGTTACGACAAACCTGGTGGCGGTCATCGTACTGCTTTAGAACAAATCCAGCCCTTAGCGGATAATCTATTGACTGAAGCGCGCAGCCTTGCAACAAAAGTACATGTAGAAAACAGTTTGTACCATTACGCCACCCTGTTAGCACAAGCAACGCGTCAACATCCGCGTTTAAGTTTGGGCTTATCCACGCGTGGCCTTTTGGCGATTATGCGCTGTGCGCGGGTAGAAGCCGTTATAGAGGGTCGTGATTACCTGCTACCGGATGATATTAAACGCGTAGCTCCCAATGTGGTCGCTCACCGTTTGCTATTGAGTTCTGAAGCCATGCTGGAAGGTTATAGCACCGCACAGATTTATGGTGAAATTGAAAAACAAGTGGCGATTCCGCGCAACACAGATTAA
- a CDS encoding DUF58 domain-containing protein, whose protein sequence is MSISRPALLLIGLLILFAVIGIWCGPPLQGLWRWPAALLIMMAAWERFRLTNSYTLQRQISPVLPLGEACHYTLTIGNHSNVLLYLETQADYPHNLSGNANLQRWQLKAGNSQSHTLTIIPKQLGTTELGAVYLKQLGQYGICWWTRRISDHIPLRVEPVRLTHNQQVIGIQSLGNRYSRYLQSSGLEFLELQDYRTGDALRNIDWKATARRGKPMVRRFSRDQCLEMVVLVDCGRSSRLQSGNLDRLHHYVNTAAKLSEYACLHGDRIANIAYAQQVLAKTGMAGGMHHLSHIRLLLGQLSALNETANALNATLEIKQVLKRRGLVVFLTEIEQPEAALQMLQAVKLLSAKHQVLVASLEDTQLYESLKKPARLWQDPYRQFAGLEYLRGRELTRKKLQALGVDITCGTAAELDEQILLYYHHQRDRISAA, encoded by the coding sequence ATGTCTATTTCACGTCCAGCCCTGCTGTTGATAGGCTTACTGATACTGTTTGCAGTGATCGGCATATGGTGCGGCCCACCATTACAAGGTTTATGGCGCTGGCCAGCGGCTTTGCTGATTATGATGGCTGCCTGGGAGCGCTTTCGGCTCACCAACAGCTATACATTGCAACGTCAGATTAGCCCGGTATTACCTTTAGGTGAAGCGTGTCATTACACCCTAACCATTGGCAATCACTCCAACGTATTATTGTATTTGGAAACGCAAGCCGATTATCCGCATAACTTAAGCGGTAATGCCAATTTACAACGCTGGCAGCTTAAAGCGGGTAACAGCCAAAGCCATACATTGACGATTATCCCCAAGCAATTAGGCACTACCGAACTGGGAGCTGTCTATTTAAAACAACTGGGTCAATACGGTATCTGCTGGTGGACGCGGCGTATTAGCGACCACATACCACTGCGTGTAGAACCGGTCAGATTGACTCACAACCAGCAAGTGATAGGCATACAATCATTGGGCAATCGTTACAGCCGTTATTTGCAAAGTAGCGGATTAGAGTTTTTAGAATTACAAGATTACCGCACCGGCGATGCTTTACGCAATATAGACTGGAAAGCCACCGCCCGACGCGGCAAACCGATGGTACGACGTTTTAGCCGCGATCAATGTTTGGAAATGGTGGTATTGGTCGATTGTGGTCGCAGCAGCCGTTTACAATCCGGAAATCTGGATCGCCTACATCACTACGTCAACACAGCTGCAAAATTAAGTGAATACGCCTGTCTGCACGGCGATCGTATTGCTAATATTGCCTATGCCCAACAAGTATTGGCGAAAACCGGCATGGCGGGTGGCATGCATCACTTATCACACATACGCTTATTATTAGGCCAATTATCGGCATTGAACGAAACAGCCAATGCCCTGAATGCCACCCTGGAAATTAAACAGGTGTTAAAACGCCGGGGTCTGGTTGTGTTTCTGACAGAAATAGAACAACCCGAAGCGGCCTTGCAAATGCTACAAGCCGTTAAGCTATTATCTGCTAAACATCAGGTATTAGTTGCCAGTTTGGAAGATACGCAACTTTATGAATCCCTAAAAAAACCAGCAAGACTATGGCAAGATCCGTATCGGCAATTTGCAGGTTTGGAATACTTACGTGGACGCGAACTCACCCGCAAAAAGTTACAAGCACTGGGTGTCGACATTACCTGTGGCACAGCCGCAGAACTGGATGAGCAAATATTGCTTTATTATCATCACCAGCGCGATAGAATCAGTGCTGCTTAA
- a CDS encoding RDD family protein — MDTLKPAPSHENSDFLDIQSAESLDYRLEIAGMGARAHAFIIDWHIRILLAITWFALVNLIFFKLNLNEIFKEPNASIASFATLVLLLPPTIIYFLYHPVIEMIMAGRTPGKRMTGVRLVDLQGHSPSVGALLLRNVFRLIDGLPGIYCIGLISVAVTRHHVRIGDLAAGLVLVYDNSVASKTMQQMSSLALNSPLSLDDQSLLLDMLARWRDLSREKRIDYAERFLTRIGQPLPAPAKPANYEKALKHQLDSLLTPS, encoded by the coding sequence ATGGATACTCTAAAACCGGCCCCTAGCCACGAAAATAGTGATTTTTTAGACATACAAAGCGCAGAATCCCTGGATTACCGATTGGAAATTGCCGGGATGGGAGCGCGTGCGCATGCTTTTATTATTGATTGGCATATTCGCATCTTGCTTGCCATTACCTGGTTTGCGCTCGTCAATTTAATCTTCTTTAAATTGAACCTGAATGAGATATTTAAAGAACCCAATGCCTCAATTGCATCTTTTGCCACCCTGGTTTTGCTATTACCTCCGACCATCATTTATTTTTTATATCACCCCGTTATCGAAATGATCATGGCTGGGCGCACACCCGGTAAACGTATGACCGGCGTAAGGTTGGTTGATCTGCAAGGCCACAGCCCCAGTGTTGGCGCATTATTACTGCGCAATGTGTTTCGATTAATTGACGGCCTGCCAGGCATATATTGCATAGGCCTAATTTCGGTAGCGGTAACTCGGCATCATGTGCGTATTGGTGACTTAGCGGCTGGCTTGGTACTCGTCTACGACAATAGCGTAGCCAGCAAAACCATGCAACAAATGTCCAGCTTGGCACTTAATTCGCCATTATCGTTAGATGATCAAAGCCTATTATTGGATATGTTAGCGCGTTGGCGAGATTTATCCCGCGAAAAACGCATCGACTACGCAGAACGGTTTTTAACCCGTATTGGCCAACCTTTACCAGCACCCGCCAAACCAGCCAACTACGAAAAAGCTTTAAAACATCAGCTTGATAGCTTGTTAACGCCATCCTGA
- a CDS encoding stage II sporulation protein M produces the protein MENTQRNTPRIPPKKPQDIALAHWLNTRKPEWDTLETELKNNKRQRGDELVETRQLLSGYRALLSDLSLSRRVNGDTLITRYLESLFLKVHEEIYRPSGHLWARLLDVYHLDAPQLMRELKNTLITAFALFFLSLGVGWLLIYHYPQLISLFASSKMIDQVQSGQLWTDGLLNVTPSAVLSTSIAANNITVTLTAFALGALYGVGTLYIICLNGLMLGSMFAFTAPYGLDGRLFAFIIGHGVVELSVIIISGAMGLQLGEALIRPGTRNRLQAFQDTCIKAGKILLVSTPFLLFAGLIEGFVSPDPSYSLLLRSIIGICSGSIFWLILLFGIPGKRNDYVMK, from the coding sequence ATGGAAAACACTCAACGAAATACGCCGCGTATCCCGCCCAAAAAACCACAGGACATTGCCCTTGCCCACTGGTTAAACACGCGCAAACCAGAATGGGATACGCTGGAAACCGAACTAAAAAACAACAAGCGCCAGCGTGGCGACGAACTGGTGGAAACCCGGCAACTATTATCGGGTTATCGGGCTTTATTAAGCGATTTATCATTATCCAGACGGGTTAACGGCGACACACTGATCACCCGTTACCTGGAAAGTTTGTTTCTAAAAGTACACGAAGAAATCTACCGCCCTTCCGGGCATCTATGGGCGCGTTTGCTCGATGTATATCATCTGGACGCACCGCAATTAATGCGCGAGTTAAAAAACACTTTAATCACCGCCTTTGCACTTTTCTTCTTATCGCTTGGCGTGGGTTGGTTATTGATTTACCACTATCCACAGCTCATTAGCTTATTCGCCTCCAGCAAAATGATAGACCAAGTACAAAGCGGACAATTATGGACGGATGGCCTGTTGAATGTCACCCCCTCTGCCGTTTTATCCACCTCTATTGCCGCCAACAATATTACTGTGACCTTAACCGCTTTTGCGTTGGGGGCTTTATATGGCGTGGGGACTCTTTATATTATTTGTTTAAACGGGCTAATGTTAGGCAGTATGTTCGCATTTACCGCCCCTTATGGATTAGATGGTCGCCTGTTTGCCTTTATTATTGGTCATGGCGTGGTAGAACTCAGCGTCATTATTATCTCTGGTGCGATGGGCTTACAACTAGGCGAAGCCCTAATCCGTCCCGGTACACGCAACCGTTTACAAGCATTTCAAGACACCTGTATCAAAGCCGGAAAAATCTTGCTGGTTTCCACCCCGTTTTTACTGTTTGCCGGTCTCATCGAGGGCTTCGTCTCTCCAGACCCCAGTTACAGCTTACTGTTACGCAGTATTATAGGTATCTGCAGCGGCAGCATTTTTTGGCTGATTTTGCTATTTGGCATACCTGGCAAACGTAACGATTATGTCATGAAATAA